GTAACGTCACCCGACTGCCCGCACCCGGTCCACCGGGTGCGGGCAGTCGGCGTTCCGGGGGCCGGGGTGCCGGACACCGCGACCGCCGCTCCTCCTGCGCCGGTGCCCGCGCCGGCCCTTCGCCTCGGGCGCGCGGCTCGTGGTGACGTTCGGCGGCGGCCGGTAACCTCGCCGTATGGCTCTGGCTTGCAACGCCCTGCCGCACTGCTTCCTCTGACGCGGCGGTGAGGACGGCGACGTGAACCGCTCACGTCGCCGTCCTCGGCGCGTCCGCCTCCGGCCGCCACCGACGCCCCGCCGAGGGCGCCGCGGCCGGACCGCGGGCGCCGTGACTCACCGTCCACCGCCCGCACGCGGCCCGGCGCTCCGCCGCGCCGCGTCGTCCTGGAGCATGCCATGCCCTCGGGTCCCACCCGCCTGCCGTCCGACCGGCTGCTGACCGTCCTGACCTGCCCCCTGTGCCGAGCCGGCCTCGACCGGGCCGACGGCGCCCTGCGCTGCCCCGGCCGGCACGCCTTCGACATCGCCCGCCACGGCTACGTCAGCCTGCTGACCGGCCACCGGCGCGCGCCGAGCGCCGACTCGGCCGACATGGTCCGGTGCCGCGCCGCGTTCCTGCGCGCCGGGCACTACGACCCGCTCGTCCGCGCCCTCGCGGGCCTCGCCACCGAACTGGCCCCGCCCGACGCCACCGTGCTGGACGCCGGCGCGGGCACCGGCCACTACCTGGCCGCCGTCCTGGACGCCCTCCCCGGGGCCCTGGGCGTCGGTCTGGACACCTCCGCCGCCGCCCTGCGCGCCACGGCCCGCGCCCACCCCCGCGCGGAGGCCGCCGGCTGGGACGTCTGGCGGCCCTGGCCCGTGCGCACCGGCGCCGCCGACCTCGTCCTCAACGTCTTCGCGCCCCGCAACGGGCCGGAGTTCCACCGGGTCCTGAGGCCCGACGGCGCCCTGCTCGTCGTCACGCCCACCGGCCGGCACCTGCGCGAACTGCACCAGCCGCTCGGGCTGCTGGGGGTCGACGCCAGGAAGGAGGAACGCCTGCGCCGGACCCTGTCGGCCGCCTTCCGGCCCGACCGCGCGGAGCCGCTGGAGTACGCCATGACCCTCACGGCCGAGGATGTCACCAGCCTGGTGGCCATGACCCCGACCGCGCATCACCTCGGCCCGGAGGAACTGCGGCGCAGGGTCGCGGAGTCGGGGACGCCGGTGCGGGTGACCGCCTCGTTCCTGGTGTCGGTGTACCGGCCCCGCCGCTCAGGTCAGTAGCCCCCGCGGGCGATGTGCTCCTGCTGCGCCGCCGTCAGCGTGCGGACCACGAGGGCGGCGGCCGCCGCAGCGGCGATGATCAGCAGGTCGGCGATGAGCAGGGGCACCACGCCGGTGTAGGCGCGGGCGATGACCTCGTCCGTGGAGTCGGAGTAGACCAGCCCCACTCCGCCCGCCATGCCGGCCAGCCACAGGCCCCACCACCAGTTGACGACGGAGGGCAGCCGCCGGTCGGGGAAGACCGACCGGTGGACGTCCGCGACCATGCCCCGGGGGATCCAGAGGTTCCCGACGGGCACGACCCAGCCCAGGAAGAGCCAGCCGTACGCGTAGCGCGGCGCCGTGCCCGACAGGGCCCGCGCGTTGTCCCGTACGCGGTCCAGCCAGAGCAGGAACGCGACGGCGCAGACCAGCGTGACGGCGGCGCTCAGGGAGGCGACCACGTGGTAGGAGTCCTCCAGGGCGGTCGGGAGCCGGTGCTCCGGCCCGCCGGACGCCGGCTGCCCGGCCAGGGCGAGCCGGACGTGCCACACCGCCCGGGCCGCCAGGACGACGGCTGCGAGCCCGAGTCCGACGACGGCACAGTGGGCCGCGCCGCGGATCGGGCGCAGGGCGGGAGCGGGGGCGGCGGGGCGGGTTTCCTGATCGGTCACCCGCTCATCTTGTCGTACTGAGTTTCGAGGCCTTGCCCGCCCCGTCCCACCGCACCTCCAGGACGTGGTCGACCGCCTCCCGGTCGAGGGGGCCGAACACGTGCGGGAACAGGGTGTCGCCGCTGACGCCGGGCGGCGGGGCGGGGGCCGCCGCCTCCCACTCCACCCTCGCCGTGAGGCGCGCCTCGTCGAGGGCGAGGACCAGCAGCGGCCTGGGCGCGTCCCGGTAGAAGGCGTTGACGACGGCCAGCGTGGTCGCCTCGTCCGGGGAGCAGTGCACGAAGCCCTCCTCGGCGAGGGAGGCGGGGGCGTAGGGCCGCTCCGGGGCGCTGTTCCAGACGGTGTGCGGCACGACGTGATAGATCATGGCCCCCGTTATAGCCCCCGGCCGAGGGCGGCGACCGTCCGGCGGGTCGTCTCGGCGATCAGGGCGTCCGAGGGCTCGGCGTCGCGGCCGGGGCGGTCGGTCATGACGGCCAGGACGAGCGGTTCGGCGCGCGGCGGGTGGACGACCGCGATGTCGTTGGCCCGGCCGTAGTCGCCCGTGCCCGTCTTGTCGGCCA
This genomic stretch from Streptomyces sp. Go-475 harbors:
- a CDS encoding DUF4328 domain-containing protein; protein product: MTDQETRPAAPAPALRPIRGAAHCAVVGLGLAAVVLAARAVWHVRLALAGQPASGGPEHRLPTALEDSYHVVASLSAAVTLVCAVAFLLWLDRVRDNARALSGTAPRYAYGWLFLGWVVPVGNLWIPRGMVADVHRSVFPDRRLPSVVNWWWGLWLAGMAGGVGLVYSDSTDEVIARAYTGVVPLLIADLLIIAAAAAAALVVRTLTAAQQEHIARGGY
- a CDS encoding DUF952 domain-containing protein, whose translation is MIYHVVPHTVWNSAPERPYAPASLAEEGFVHCSPDEATTLAVVNAFYRDAPRPLLVLALDEARLTARVEWEAAAPAPPPGVSGDTLFPHVFGPLDREAVDHVLEVRWDGAGKASKLSTTR
- a CDS encoding putative RNA methyltransferase, which codes for MPSGPTRLPSDRLLTVLTCPLCRAGLDRADGALRCPGRHAFDIARHGYVSLLTGHRRAPSADSADMVRCRAAFLRAGHYDPLVRALAGLATELAPPDATVLDAGAGTGHYLAAVLDALPGALGVGLDTSAAALRATARAHPRAEAAGWDVWRPWPVRTGAADLVLNVFAPRNGPEFHRVLRPDGALLVVTPTGRHLRELHQPLGLLGVDARKEERLRRTLSAAFRPDRAEPLEYAMTLTAEDVTSLVAMTPTAHHLGPEELRRRVAESGTPVRVTASFLVSVYRPRRSGQ